From Chloroflexota bacterium, one genomic window encodes:
- a CDS encoding RluA family pseudouridine synthase, whose product METARTIRLVVDKVGLRLDRYISQTCPELTRSYIQKLIDEGRVTINSKAAKPSHKPKVGDEIIINVPPPSPSPVLIPQGIPLSIIYEDNDLMVVDKPSRMTVYPAPGHPSHTLMNAILAHCPGISAIDSSVRPGIVHRLDKDTSGLMVVAKNKAAQLNLAAQLKRRTMLKRYFVLVKGCPSPEEGVVEAPIGRHPKDRKRMAVVPQGREARTSYRVMRHFKGYSLLEATPHTGRTHQIRVHFSTIGCPVAGDPVYGIRLPYLKRQFLHAFLLGFESPSTGEYAEFRSDLPAELEQALEHLSRDYRA is encoded by the coding sequence ATGGAAACAGCCAGAACTATTCGCCTGGTAGTCGATAAGGTAGGCCTGCGCCTCGACAGATACATCAGTCAGACATGCCCTGAACTCACCCGTTCCTACATCCAGAAGCTGATTGATGAAGGGCGTGTCACCATAAACAGCAAGGCGGCAAAGCCAAGCCACAAACCCAAAGTTGGGGATGAAATCATAATCAACGTGCCTCCTCCCTCCCCCTCCCCGGTCCTGATTCCCCAGGGAATCCCCTTGAGCATTATCTACGAGGACAACGACCTCATGGTGGTTGATAAGCCCTCAAGAATGACTGTGTACCCCGCACCTGGCCACCCTAGCCACACTCTGATGAACGCCATTCTGGCTCACTGCCCCGGAATTTCGGCTATTGATAGCTCTGTCCGCCCTGGAATTGTACATCGACTCGATAAAGATACCTCCGGTCTGATGGTGGTAGCCAAGAACAAGGCAGCACAGCTCAATCTGGCTGCCCAGCTAAAAAGGCGCACCATGCTGAAAAGATATTTTGTGCTGGTAAAGGGATGCCCCAGCCCAGAAGAAGGTGTTGTCGAAGCTCCAATTGGGCGCCATCCCAAAGATCGCAAGCGCATGGCAGTAGTTCCCCAGGGGAGGGAGGCACGCACCTCTTATCGAGTAATGAGGCATTTCAAGGGTTACAGCCTGTTAGAAGCAACACCTCACACCGGACGCACCCACCAGATCAGAGTCCATTTCTCCACTATCGGTTGTCCTGTAGCTGGAGACCCAGTCTACGGGATACGGTTGCCCTATCTGAAACGACAATTCCTCCACGCCTTCCTACTCGGCTTCGAGTCCCCCAGCACCGGGGAATATGCGGAGTTCAGGTCGGACCTGCCAGCAGAGCTTGAGCAGGCGCTGGAGCATCTATCCCGTGATTACCGAGCTTGA
- a CDS encoding glutamate--tRNA ligase, which produces MDNGPTQSAVVPPVRVRYAPSPTGYPHVGNIRTAMFNWLFARHYGGSFIVRIEDTDVERKVEGAVEDILGSLRWLGLEWDEGPEVGGDYGPYTQSRRLELYHPAAQQLVRDGYAYPCYCSPERLEAMRAEQVRRGQPPGYDRQCRNLSQQERSRLEAQGITPVTRFRMPLTGRTQFRDLIRGKVLFENSTLDDFVLLKSDGYPTYHLANVVDDHLMQISHVLRADEWLASTPRHILLYLALSYQPPQFAHLPMILGPDRSKLSKRHGATSLLEFRDEGYLPEAMLNYLALLGWSLDDRTELFSREELIRHFSLERLSKTAAIFDIEKLRWMNGVYIRRLRVEELTEKALPFFEKHLPAQVRRPLSRDYVSQVVSLEQERARTLAELPQLAEFFFVERLVYPSELWLNTGMTREKSAEALSNALKKLQALQSFDNDSLEALLRSLATELSLKTKEFFGLLRVAITGRNAAPPLFHTMAVLQKEKCLHRIQAALHLLQA; this is translated from the coding sequence ATGGATAATGGCCCCACCCAGTCAGCAGTAGTTCCGCCAGTGCGGGTGCGTTACGCTCCCAGCCCCACCGGCTATCCCCATGTGGGCAATATCAGGACTGCCATGTTCAACTGGCTATTTGCCAGGCATTATGGAGGCAGCTTCATTGTCCGCATTGAAGATACGGACGTGGAAAGAAAGGTGGAGGGGGCGGTAGAGGATATCCTGGGTAGTCTGCGATGGCTGGGGCTGGAGTGGGATGAGGGGCCCGAGGTGGGGGGTGACTATGGCCCTTATACCCAGTCACGACGACTGGAGCTGTATCACCCCGCAGCCCAGCAACTGGTGAGAGATGGTTATGCCTATCCCTGCTATTGCTCTCCAGAAAGGCTGGAAGCGATGAGAGCAGAACAGGTGCGCCGTGGGCAGCCGCCCGGCTACGATCGCCAGTGCCGCAACCTCAGCCAGCAAGAACGTTCTCGTTTGGAAGCCCAAGGTATCACCCCAGTGACCCGTTTCAGAATGCCCCTAACTGGTCGGACACAGTTCAGAGATCTGATTCGGGGAAAGGTGCTGTTTGAGAATAGCACACTGGACGACTTCGTGCTGCTCAAATCGGATGGTTATCCCACCTACCACTTGGCCAACGTAGTTGATGATCACCTGATGCAGATTTCACACGTTCTCAGAGCGGATGAATGGTTGGCGAGCACACCGCGCCATATCTTGCTTTATCTGGCCCTCAGCTATCAGCCTCCGCAGTTTGCCCACCTGCCCATGATTTTGGGGCCAGATCGTAGCAAACTGAGTAAACGCCACGGTGCCACTTCTCTGCTGGAGTTCAGAGACGAGGGCTACCTGCCTGAAGCTATGCTGAACTACCTCGCTCTCCTGGGCTGGTCCCTGGACGACCGTACCGAGCTCTTCAGCCGCGAGGAACTGATAAGACATTTCTCCCTGGAGCGCCTCAGCAAGACAGCCGCCATCTTTGACATCGAGAAGCTTCGCTGGATGAACGGTGTCTACATCCGCCGGTTAAGGGTTGAAGAGCTTACGGAAAAGGCGCTACCCTTTTTTGAAAAGCACCTACCAGCCCAGGTCAGACGTCCACTCAGCCGGGACTACGTGAGCCAAGTGGTCTCCCTGGAGCAGGAAAGGGCCAGGACGCTGGCTGAATTGCCACAGCTCGCCGAGTTCTTCTTCGTTGAAAGGCTTGTTTATCCCAGCGAGCTGTGGCTAAACACCGGCATGACCAGGGAGAAGAGTGCTGAAGCTCTATCGAATGCTCTGAAGAAGCTGCAAGCCTTGCAGTCCTTCGATAACGATTCTCTGGAGGCGTTGCTGCGTTCTTTAGCCACGGAACTCTCTCTCAAAACGAAGGAATTTTTCGGCCTGCTGCGAGTGGCCATCACCGGGCGTAATGCTGCTCCTCCCCTCTTCCACACTATGGCGGTGCTTCAGAAAGAGAAATGCCTGCACCGCATACAGGCCGCGCTACACCTTTTGCAGGCCTAG
- a CDS encoding ATP phosphoribosyltransferase regulatory subunit, producing the protein METQRCKGSRDLLPGDMARFRHVEKVFRSCCLGWGYQEVRTPTLEYLHLFTSTGTLTPNMLSRVYSFLDWDGWSGERVVLRPDGTIPAARLYVENFPQAQPAKLFYIENVFSYEETGRESRERWQCGAEVVGSARPLADVELIMLALETLGQLGIKEVKVHLSHAGVIRAVLKELGLSPAQQSELFQRVLDGDTEAMSRMVSASPHLRNAMSLLFEGKGRSAGHLQNLKITLERALLSPHLEASMNDFIAIAQCLTELGCEYQVDIVSGRSFEYYTGIIFRFYSKGERLGGGGRYNDLIPLLGGGDIPASGFALPLDRLINLITDWQDKAPRVLIQSDVSITGIHKLCFETAGALRRAGYVAELDQGHAKTSDYRWVLAIKGESAKPAFLLTDKAGGKSLRADSAAEILKALQTADATKASSP; encoded by the coding sequence ATGGAAACACAGAGATGCAAAGGTAGCCGGGATCTCCTACCCGGAGACATGGCCAGGTTCCGTCACGTTGAGAAGGTCTTTCGTTCCTGCTGCTTAGGCTGGGGCTACCAGGAGGTAAGGACTCCCACTTTAGAGTATCTTCACCTGTTTACCTCCACCGGAACCCTCACCCCTAACATGCTGAGCAGGGTGTATTCCTTCCTCGATTGGGATGGGTGGAGCGGTGAGAGGGTGGTACTAAGACCCGACGGTACGATTCCTGCCGCCCGGCTTTATGTCGAGAATTTTCCCCAGGCTCAGCCAGCCAAGCTCTTCTATATAGAGAACGTCTTCAGCTACGAAGAAACCGGAAGAGAGTCAAGGGAGCGATGGCAGTGCGGTGCCGAGGTAGTAGGCAGCGCCAGACCATTGGCCGACGTAGAACTGATAATGCTCGCCCTGGAGACCTTAGGCCAGCTAGGCATCAAAGAGGTGAAGGTGCATCTTTCTCATGCGGGAGTCATAAGAGCCGTGCTCAAGGAATTGGGATTGTCACCAGCGCAGCAGAGCGAGCTTTTTCAGCGAGTCCTAGACGGTGACACAGAGGCAATGAGCAGAATGGTTAGTGCTAGTCCTCACCTCAGAAACGCCATGTCTTTGCTTTTCGAGGGCAAAGGGAGATCAGCCGGCCATCTGCAAAATCTGAAAATCACTCTGGAAAGAGCATTGCTAAGCCCCCACCTCGAGGCAAGTATGAATGACTTCATTGCCATTGCTCAATGCCTGACTGAGCTAGGCTGTGAATATCAGGTTGATATCGTTTCCGGAAGGAGCTTTGAGTACTACACCGGAATAATTTTCCGGTTCTACAGCAAGGGGGAGAGACTGGGTGGAGGAGGTAGATACAACGACTTAATACCACTGTTAGGAGGGGGAGACATCCCTGCCTCCGGCTTCGCTCTTCCCCTAGACAGGCTGATAAATCTGATCACGGATTGGCAGGACAAAGCGCCCAGGGTTCTGATCCAGAGCGATGTCAGCATAACCGGCATCCATAAGCTTTGCTTTGAAACCGCCGGTGCTCTCCGCCGGGCCGGTTATGTAGCCGAGCTGGACCAGGGACATGCAAAGACAAGCGACTACCGGTGGGTTCTTGCAATCAAAGGGGAAAGCGCCAAGCCTGCTTTCCTTTTGACTGATAAAGCTGGCGGCAAGTCTCTCAGAGCAGATTCAGCCGCTGAGATTTTGAAAGCGCTACAGACAGCAGATGCAACTAAAGCTAGCTCTCCCTAA
- the hisG gene encoding ATP phosphoribosyltransferase — translation MQLKLALPKGNLLSPTSAFLQRTGLELSCYDGQSRSYRPRCDKLPELFLKVFHEKDVPIQVAVGNYDLGICGRDWVEELLAKYPSSALVKVLDLNYGKTALYVACSKSDSSRSIDYWQTKPGTIRIATEYPSLAESFALSLRLRRFSIFPLWGAAEAYPPENADLALISLPTGNPFNQTLSPVSMVLSSSALLIAHRTSWDSRDLSPLLRCLHSASDAKEITIGNIEGQKEGVDESLPSPLRPDSAVRLGLPDGHLQGPALEFLGRAGITIQNNPPDPRRPGTNIEGISTKMVRPQDMPLQVANGNFDLAVTGEDWLLNHLCRFPSSPVKQILRLGFGKVRVVAVVSKQLPVDSPQDLRELLRKGHLSRLRVASEYTDIADKYARDNHLSPYRLIPTWGASEVFLPEDADLLIENVQTGRTLAEHNLKVIDTLFESSSCLIGSTHTPHDSYKLERMNSFIHTLQQAIDKS, via the coding sequence ATGCAACTAAAGCTAGCTCTCCCTAAAGGTAATCTTCTTTCCCCGACCAGTGCCTTTTTGCAACGCACGGGACTGGAACTCAGTTGCTATGATGGCCAATCTCGCTCCTACCGGCCCCGGTGCGACAAGCTCCCCGAACTTTTCCTGAAGGTATTCCACGAAAAGGATGTGCCTATCCAGGTAGCCGTGGGAAACTACGACTTGGGAATCTGTGGTCGAGATTGGGTTGAAGAGCTTCTGGCCAAGTACCCTAGCAGCGCTCTGGTTAAGGTACTGGACTTGAACTATGGTAAGACCGCTCTGTACGTAGCCTGTAGCAAGTCGGACAGTTCCAGGTCGATAGACTACTGGCAGACCAAGCCAGGAACCATACGCATAGCCACTGAATACCCCAGTCTGGCTGAGTCCTTCGCCCTGAGCCTCAGGCTAAGGCGATTCAGCATCTTCCCTCTTTGGGGAGCGGCTGAGGCCTATCCCCCGGAAAATGCTGATCTGGCTTTGATTTCCTTGCCCACGGGCAATCCCTTTAATCAGACACTGTCCCCGGTATCAATGGTCCTTTCCTCAAGCGCATTACTGATCGCCCACCGAACTAGCTGGGACTCTAGAGACCTGAGTCCGCTGCTTCGATGCCTTCACTCAGCAAGTGATGCCAAAGAGATAACAATCGGAAATATAGAGGGCCAGAAAGAGGGCGTAGATGAATCTCTTCCCAGCCCTCTACGCCCGGACTCTGCTGTTCGGCTGGGTCTTCCTGACGGGCACCTGCAAGGGCCAGCACTGGAATTCTTGGGCAGGGCGGGCATCACCATCCAGAATAACCCTCCAGACCCACGCCGGCCTGGTACTAATATCGAAGGCATAAGTACAAAGATGGTTCGGCCCCAGGATATGCCCCTCCAGGTGGCCAATGGGAACTTCGACCTGGCCGTCACGGGTGAAGACTGGCTCCTGAACCACCTTTGTCGCTTCCCCTCCAGCCCGGTGAAGCAAATTCTGAGGCTAGGTTTTGGCAAAGTAAGGGTAGTGGCCGTAGTTAGCAAGCAGCTTCCTGTGGACAGCCCCCAAGACTTGAGGGAGCTACTGAGGAAGGGTCATCTCTCCAGGCTGAGAGTAGCCTCAGAGTACACTGATATCGCCGACAAATACGCCCGGGATAACCATCTCAGCCCTTATCGACTGATTCCTACCTGGGGGGCCAGCGAGGTATTCTTGCCCGAAGACGCGGATCTGCTGATTGAGAACGTCCAGACCGGGCGAACGCTGGCCGAGCATAATCTGAAGGTTATTGACACGCTCTTTGAATCCTCGTCCTGCCTTATCGGTAGCACCCATACCCCTCACGATAGCTATAAGCTGGAGAGGATGAACAGCTTCATTCATACTCTACAGCAAGCGATAGATAAAAGCTGA
- a CDS encoding enoyl-CoA hydratase/isomerase family protein — MEFKTIILEKKGPIAVLTLNRPQSLNAVNEQMANELVTAVQDVADDDTVRVLIIKGAGRAFCAGGDFDYEKVRKGEIAIEDLKVWPEIEKQVKKGKIPPKPQKYVILGLQNLDKPTIAVVHGFAAGLGWDIASACDIRIGSPAARFTIGFTTAGVPPDSGGAWLLPRLIGVGKALEYIFTGDTCDAQEAHRIGLLNRLVPAEQLEEETMKLAEKIARGSPIAFRLSKLLVYKGLEMDLDTAICFAMACVNIATASEDFKEAVKSFAEKKMPVFKDR; from the coding sequence ATGGAATTCAAGACCATCATCCTGGAGAAGAAAGGCCCAATTGCTGTCCTGACCCTCAACCGGCCCCAGTCCCTGAACGCCGTCAACGAGCAGATGGCCAATGAGCTGGTCACCGCTGTACAAGATGTGGCTGATGATGACACGGTCAGGGTACTGATCATCAAGGGAGCTGGGCGTGCCTTTTGCGCCGGGGGCGACTTTGATTACGAGAAGGTGAGAAAGGGCGAGATCGCCATTGAGGATCTGAAGGTATGGCCAGAGATTGAGAAACAGGTGAAAAAGGGCAAGATCCCCCCAAAGCCGCAGAAGTACGTAATCCTGGGGCTACAAAACCTGGATAAACCGACAATAGCAGTGGTGCATGGATTTGCGGCTGGCCTGGGTTGGGACATCGCCTCAGCCTGTGATATCAGGATAGGTTCACCCGCAGCTCGGTTTACCATTGGCTTCACTACTGCTGGTGTACCGCCAGACAGCGGCGGCGCATGGCTACTGCCTCGGCTCATAGGCGTGGGGAAAGCCCTGGAATATATCTTCACCGGAGACACTTGTGATGCCCAGGAAGCACACAGAATTGGCCTCCTGAACAGGTTGGTGCCTGCTGAGCAACTGGAAGAGGAAACGATGAAGCTGGCCGAGAAGATAGCCAGAGGTTCTCCGATAGCCTTCAGGCTGTCGAAGCTGCTCGTCTACAAAGGACTGGAAATGGATCTGGACACGGCTATCTGTTTTGCCATGGCCTGCGTCAATATAGCCACCGCCTCTGAGGACTTTAAGGAAGCCGTGAAATCCTTTGCCGAGAAGAAAATGCCCGTATTCAAAGATAGATGA
- a CDS encoding (d)CMP kinase — MPLPSTITIDGRGAVGKSTVGRILACKLGYSFVDTGEMYRALTWLALHRKIDLTDEAALSKLATQAKIEVARQDGSGYNPVSVNGCNVTAEIYSPEVEAAVSQVAKVAGVREVLVAKQRRMAKEGKIVMAGRDIGTVVLPQAGLKVFLVASREERTRRRHAELGQKGRLTYEDILAELEKRDEIDSQRSLSPLRPASDAKIVDTEGLTPEEVADRIIDLAGGS, encoded by the coding sequence ATGCCTTTACCCTCCACCATCACCATCGACGGGCGAGGGGCAGTTGGCAAGAGCACAGTAGGCAGAATCCTGGCCTGTAAGCTGGGATATTCCTTCGTAGATACGGGGGAGATGTATCGTGCTCTGACATGGCTAGCTCTTCATCGCAAGATTGATCTCACAGATGAAGCTGCGCTAAGCAAACTAGCCACCCAGGCCAAAATCGAAGTTGCACGGCAGGACGGAAGCGGGTATAATCCCGTTTCCGTCAATGGCTGTAACGTCACTGCTGAGATCTACAGCCCTGAGGTGGAGGCAGCAGTATCACAGGTAGCTAAGGTAGCTGGAGTGAGAGAGGTTTTGGTAGCAAAGCAACGCCGCATGGCCAAGGAAGGCAAGATCGTAATGGCAGGGCGAGACATCGGTACTGTAGTCCTGCCCCAAGCCGGGCTAAAGGTCTTCCTTGTTGCTTCTCGGGAAGAGAGAACCCGTCGCCGTCATGCGGAGCTAGGCCAGAAAGGCAGACTGACCTATGAAGACATTCTCGCCGAATTAGAGAAGCGTGATGAGATTGACAGTCAGCGGTCACTATCTCCCCTGCGCCCCGCCAGCGATGCTAAGATTGTTGACACCGAGGGCCTTACCCCGGAAGAGGTCGCTGACCGGATAATTGATCTAGCAGGAGGAAGCTAG
- a CDS encoding 1-acyl-sn-glycerol-3-phosphate acyltransferase, giving the protein MSPSVYGAAKPVVAVLLSGLCHWHVNNKIDAMPEGPVIVASNHLSWIDIPLLGVCIPRRIAFMAKKEYFYSPFHRVLLRVFGGFTVERGTVDRTALDQADEALKNGCALGIFPEGTRSRNLQLQRGRLGLAFIAFRNDALILPVGISGTEKIRQRYENKSRFFSRPDVTVNIGQPFKLPRVDGSLTRAQLVSSTEMVMRRLAELLPEDYRGVYKGNTP; this is encoded by the coding sequence GTGTCTCCCAGCGTCTATGGTGCCGCCAAACCGGTGGTGGCCGTTTTGCTTTCTGGCCTTTGCCACTGGCACGTGAACAACAAGATCGATGCCATGCCCGAAGGCCCAGTTATTGTCGCCTCCAATCACCTCAGCTGGATTGACATCCCTCTGCTGGGAGTCTGCATTCCCCGAAGGATTGCCTTCATGGCAAAGAAGGAGTATTTCTACTCGCCCTTCCATAGAGTTCTCTTGCGCGTCTTTGGGGGCTTCACCGTGGAGCGTGGTACAGTGGATAGAACAGCCCTGGATCAAGCCGATGAAGCACTGAAAAACGGCTGCGCTCTGGGGATATTTCCTGAAGGTACCAGAAGTCGAAACCTCCAGCTACAGCGGGGTCGACTGGGTCTAGCCTTCATTGCTTTTCGTAACGACGCCCTTATCCTTCCTGTAGGCATCTCTGGCACGGAGAAGATTAGACAAAGATATGAAAACAAGTCTCGGTTCTTCAGCCGCCCCGACGTGACAGTCAATATCGGGCAGCCGTTCAAACTACCCAGAGTTGACGGGAGTTTAACGCGCGCTCAACTGGTCTCTTCTACAGAGATGGTTATGAGGCGCCTGGCTGAGCTTCTTCCTGAAGACTACCGGGGCGTCTACAAAGGCAATACGCCTTAG
- the ispH gene encoding 4-hydroxy-3-methylbut-2-enyl diphosphate reductase: MLRIEKAKETGFCFGVRRALKILEEATGKYGEIETLGPVVHNERVVDDLRRLGVKVVTSLDQISGSIAVIPSHGVPPQVAEELKARRLRLIDTTCPNVRKAQKAAKELSEAGFFVVVFGDPNHPEVKGILGWAGGTGIAIPDSQAISELGQLPRRLGLLSQTTRNANQFAQFIDSFVTWCLPLIQELRIVNTLCNITKKRQSEAVQLANKVDMMIVVGGRNSANARCLAEVCSSTGTETHHIERASEIEQGWLREKTSVGVTTGTSIPDQVTDEVMLKLEQLREARAGK, from the coding sequence ATGCTACGCATCGAAAAAGCAAAGGAAACAGGATTCTGCTTCGGGGTGAGAAGAGCCTTGAAGATATTAGAAGAAGCCACCGGAAAGTATGGGGAGATAGAAACCCTCGGGCCGGTAGTACACAACGAGCGTGTAGTTGATGACCTCAGACGGCTTGGAGTGAAGGTGGTGACCAGCCTAGATCAGATTTCAGGCAGCATTGCCGTTATCCCCTCGCATGGTGTGCCTCCCCAGGTAGCAGAAGAGCTTAAGGCCAGAAGGCTCAGGTTAATTGACACTACTTGTCCCAATGTACGAAAGGCACAGAAAGCCGCCAAGGAATTATCGGAAGCGGGCTTCTTCGTAGTTGTCTTTGGAGACCCTAACCACCCCGAGGTCAAGGGGATCCTTGGTTGGGCAGGAGGGACAGGGATAGCCATCCCAGACAGTCAAGCAATTTCGGAACTGGGCCAGTTGCCTCGGCGTTTGGGGCTCCTGTCACAAACCACACGAAACGCTAATCAATTTGCACAGTTCATAGACAGCTTTGTCACTTGGTGTCTGCCCCTGATTCAGGAGTTGCGTATCGTCAATACTCTATGCAATATCACCAAGAAGCGGCAGTCAGAGGCAGTACAGCTAGCCAACAAGGTAGACATGATGATAGTAGTCGGAGGACGGAATAGCGCCAATGCCCGCTGCCTTGCCGAGGTTTGCTCTTCCACGGGGACAGAAACACATCATATAGAAAGGGCATCAGAGATCGAACAAGGCTGGCTAAGGGAAAAGACTTCCGTTGGTGTAACCACTGGCACCTCTATACCTGATCAGGTCACCGACGAAGTAATGCTGAAACTAGAGCAACTGAGAGAGGCCAGGGCAGGGAAATAA
- a CDS encoding DUF177 domain-containing protein, with protein MGNAQINVAQLLKEGTGATRAFEIDETLYLDETTQCHVHGEVELLRTRRGILVRGTFAGTSRLMCSRCLDFFEYPLIFRMEEEFLPLVDITTGIPLPLDEDPATFTIDNRHILDLSEAMRQYALLALPMKPVCRPDCGGLCPQCGTNLNHQRCHCPPSSGNPLLDELTKLDDNARKLR; from the coding sequence ATGGGCAATGCACAGATCAACGTGGCACAACTCCTGAAAGAGGGCACCGGGGCTACTCGCGCCTTCGAAATCGACGAGACCCTCTACCTGGACGAGACAACCCAGTGTCATGTTCACGGAGAGGTGGAGCTACTACGTACTCGCAGGGGCATTCTGGTAAGAGGCACTTTCGCTGGCACGAGCCGCCTGATGTGCAGCCGCTGCCTGGACTTCTTTGAATATCCACTCATCTTTCGGATGGAAGAGGAATTTCTCCCTTTGGTAGATATCACTACTGGCATCCCCTTGCCCCTGGACGAGGATCCGGCCACGTTTACAATCGATAATCGTCACATACTGGATTTGAGCGAGGCGATGCGTCAATATGCCTTACTCGCCCTACCGATGAAACCCGTGTGTCGGCCTGATTGTGGCGGGCTTTGCCCTCAGTGTGGCACAAACCTTAATCACCAGCGCTGCCACTGCCCGCCTTCCTCAGGCAATCCACTCCTAGACGAACTGACGAAACTGGATGATAATGCCAGAAAGTTGAGGTGA
- a CDS encoding 50S ribosomal protein L32, which yields MPPLPKRKYAKARQGKRRSHLALAPLAVETCPRCHQTKLCHHICPNCGSYNNEDVIEIESKKSKR from the coding sequence ATGCCGCCATTACCCAAGAGGAAATACGCCAAGGCGCGCCAAGGCAAGAGGAGGAGCCATCTGGCCTTGGCTCCACTAGCCGTCGAGACCTGCCCTCGGTGTCACCAGACCAAGCTTTGCCACCACATTTGCCCCAACTGTGGCAGCTACAACAACGAAGACGTTATCGAAATAGAAAGCAAGAAAAGCAAGAGATAA
- the fabD gene encoding ACP S-malonyltransferase — MAEERKVAYVFPGQGSQRVGMGQELYHSSPQARAVFEEADAALDFPLTRLCFEGPDEVLRQTCNAQPAILAVSIAYLRASPKLQDQVPAFVAGHSLGEYTALVAARALDFAQAVYLARERGRLMQEAGNQNPGGMVAILGLEETLVNDVCEATGTQIANMNCPGQIVISGAAQDVARAADLARAKGARSVIPLQVSGAFHSRLMRPAAEGMAHVISDLAFRDPIIPIVANTTAQPLTYAEAVKAELLHQLCHCVQWQKSVEYMVHQGVCSFVEIGPGQVLTGLIRRAAKQAEVMSTEGKG, encoded by the coding sequence ATGGCGGAAGAACGGAAGGTGGCTTATGTCTTCCCTGGCCAGGGCTCACAAAGGGTGGGCATGGGACAAGAGCTTTATCATAGCTCACCACAAGCCAGAGCAGTCTTTGAAGAGGCTGATGCTGCTCTGGATTTTCCCCTGACACGGCTCTGCTTTGAGGGACCTGATGAAGTCCTTCGTCAAACGTGCAACGCTCAGCCGGCGATACTGGCAGTCAGCATAGCCTACCTCAGAGCCAGTCCAAAGCTTCAAGATCAGGTGCCAGCATTTGTAGCCGGTCATAGCCTCGGCGAATACACTGCCCTGGTAGCTGCCCGAGCGCTGGACTTCGCCCAGGCAGTCTACCTCGCCAGAGAGCGCGGTCGTTTGATGCAAGAAGCAGGGAACCAGAACCCGGGAGGGATGGTGGCCATCCTCGGACTGGAGGAAACTTTGGTTAACGATGTCTGCGAAGCCACTGGAACCCAAATTGCCAACATGAATTGTCCGGGGCAAATCGTAATCAGTGGTGCTGCCCAGGATGTCGCCCGCGCCGCAGATCTAGCCAGAGCAAAAGGAGCCCGAAGTGTCATACCTCTCCAAGTCAGTGGTGCTTTCCACAGCCGCCTAATGCGTCCAGCCGCCGAAGGCATGGCCCACGTTATTTCGGATCTTGCTTTCCGTGACCCGATCATTCCCATCGTTGCCAATACCACTGCCCAACCACTGACCTATGCCGAGGCAGTCAAGGCTGAACTGTTGCATCAGTTGTGCCATTGTGTCCAATGGCAGAAGTCTGTAGAATACATGGTTCACCAGGGAGTATGCAGCTTCGTCGAAATAGGGCCAGGGCAGGTACTCACCGGTCTGATAAGGCGAGCCGCTAAACAGGCTGAGGTCATGAGCACAGAGGGCAAGGGCTGA